One genomic window of Planctomycetota bacterium includes the following:
- the rpsT gene encoding 30S ribosomal protein S20, with protein sequence MPRSVSAKKRVRQNETRRIRNRTIKSRIRSARRDFLAAVAADDADKARDLFLKCEKMLHRAANNGPLHRKTAGRVIGRLRMRLTGLQRAANAAAP encoded by the coding sequence ATGCCCCGCTCCGTATCCGCCAAAAAACGCGTGCGACAGAACGAAACTCGCCGCATCCGCAACCGCACCATCAAGAGCCGCATCCGCTCCGCCCGACGCGACTTCCTCGCCGCCGTCGCCGCCGACGACGCCGACAAGGCTCGCGACCTGTTCCTCAAGTGCGAAAAAATGCTCCACCGCGCCGCCAACAACGGGCCGCTCCATCGCAAAACCGCCGGACGCGTCATCGGCCGACTCCGCATGCGACTCACCGGCCTCCAGCGCGCCGCCAACGCCGCCGCCCCCTGA